From the Kribbella sp. CA-293567 genome, the window GGCGTCCGGCGGTTCGATCCAGGTCGTCACGCAGCAAGGCAAGGTCTCGACCGCCCGGCTGGTCGGCCGCTCACCGGCGTACGACCTGGCTGTCGTGCAGGTCGCCGGGCTGGACGCGCCGTCGGTGCAGTTCGGCGAGTCGGCGAAGTCGATCGTGGGGCAGGACGTGGTGGCGATCGGTTCGCCGCTCGGCCTGGCCGGCACCGTCACCTCCGGCATCGTCTCGGCCAAGAACCGCCCGGTCACCGCCGGCGGCGAGGGCGAGATCTCCTACATCAACGCGCTGCAGACCGACGCGGCCATCAACCCCGGCAACTCGGGCGGCCCGCTGGTCGACATGGAGGCCCGCGTGATCGGCGTGAACTCCGCGATCGCGACCGTGCGCGGCGCCGAGCCCGGGGCCAGCGGCAACATCGGGCTCGGGTTCGCGATCCCGATCGACCAGGCCCGGCGGACCGCGCAGCAGCTGATCGCCTCCGGCCAGGCGTCGTACCCGGTGATCGGCGCGAACGTCGACATGCAGTTCGAGGGCGGCGCCCGGGTCAGCGAGGTCCAGCCGAACAGCCCCGCCACCCGCGCCGGACTCCGCACCGGTGACGTCATCACCAAGATCAACAGCCAGGCGGTCGACACCGCCGAGGCGCTGATCGTGGCGATTCGCTCGCACCGGCCGGGGGAGAGCGTCCGGCTCGACTACGAACGCGGTGGCAAACCCCGGCAGGTCGTCATCAAGCTGGGGCAGCAGGTCGGCTGACCCGCGCGGGCGGCTGACCAGCCGCGGGCTACGCTGTCCGCGGCACAACGGAAGAACCGAGAGGGTGGGGGCATGTTCAACATCGGTCCGCTCGAGATAGCGGTGATCGCGATCGTGGCGATCGTCGTCTTCGGCCCCGACCGGCTTCCGGAGTTCGCCCGTACCGCCGCCCAGCTGCTGCGCCAGGTCCGCGGCATGGTCAGCAAGGCGCAGACCGACCTGCGCGACGAACTCGGCCCGGAGTTCGCCGACCTCGACGTCCGCGACCTCAACCCGCGCAGCTTCGTCCGCAAACACCTGCTCGACGGCATCGACGACGACTTCGACGACAAGCCGGTGTCGAACTCCACCGACATGATGACGCCGCAGCGGCTGCCTGCCGGAGCGCGGGCGCCGTTCGATCCCGAGGCGACTTAGGTCTTTCCCCACGCTTGCGCTGGCTCCCACCCACCCGGTGCGCGGGCTCCTGCGTCGCCTGCTTGGTGACAGCGGGGGTGTGGCGGGGCAACGCGTGTGTGGGTGAAGGTGCCACGCCGGCTCCTACGTCGCCCGCTTGGTAGAGCAGCGGTGTCGGCAAGCGAGACGCGTATGTGGGTGAAGGTGTGCCAGCTCAGCTACGTCGCCCGCTTGGCGAAGGCACAAGTCTGGCGGGGGAGGCGCGGGGCTGCGAGTGAAAGGTCCACCAGCTCAGCACACAGCCGACTGATCGCTCTTCACCAGCTCGTAGCTGACCCGATCATCACAAACCCCCGACCCCAACCAGAAAGCCTCGCGCTCAATCCCGTCTTCCCGGAAGCCCGCCGACTCCGCTACCCGCCGCGCGGCGCGGTTCGTCGCGGCCGTACGAATCGCCAGCCGCCTTCCCCCGAACCCGCCATCCGCCGGCGACCCGAAGAACCAGACGCTCACCCTCCGCACAGCCTCCGCCACCACCCCTCGGCCCTGGGCATCCGGATGCGCCCAGAACCCCAGCTCGCCTCCACCCTCGCCAAGGTTGAACAGGGTTAAGTTGCCCAAGGCAACATCGGAAGCGCGGTCCGCCACGCACCAGTTGAAGCGGAGTCCGGCCGCCGCCTGCTCGGCCAGGTCGCCCAGCCAGAACCGTGCGTCCTCGGCGGTGAAGGGCTGGGGGATGAACGGAAGGAAATGCGCGGTCGCCTGGTTGGTCCGTGCAGTCGTGATCCGGTCGAGTTCGTCGGCACGCCAAGTGCGCAGTCGCAGGCGCTCGGTCTCCAGTACCGGATTCTCGAACCGGATCCGGTCTCGCTGGCGTGGGTCGTCCGACGACACGGGGAGGTGTCAGCGACCGGCCGGTGACAGTCCCAGCTGGCGACCGAGAAGACCCCGGGGCTTGCCGCCCAGGCGCATCGCGATGTCGCCGAGTACGTGAGCTGCCGGGGTGTCCGGGTCCGCGGTGACCAGCGGCTGGCCGATGTCGCCGCCGCTGCGCAGGCGCTCGTCCAGCGGGATCTCTCCGAGCAGAGGGATCTCGTACCCCAGGCGCTGGGACAGCGTTGATGCCACCCGCGCGCCACCGCCGGAGCCGAAGATCTCGATGCGGTGCTCGGGGCCGCAGTGCGGGCAGGGCAGGAACGACATGTTCTCGATCACGCCGGCCACTCGCTGGTGGACCATCTGCGCCATTGTGCCGGCGCGCTCGGCCACCTCGGCGGCGGCCTCCTGCGGTGTGGTGACGACGATGACCTCGGCGCTGGTGAGCCGCTGGCCGACCGAGATCGCGATGTCACCGGTGCCGGGCGGCAGGTCGAGCAGCAGGACGTCGAGGTCGCCCCAGTACACGTCGGCCAGCATCTGCACCAGCGCGCGGTCCAGGATCGGACCGCGCCAGGCGACCACCTGGTCGCGCTTGGGCTTCAGCATGCCGATCGAGATCACCTTCACACCGTGCGCGGGCACCGGCATGATCATGTCGTTCACCGCGGTCGGGCGCTCGTCGGCGACCCCGAACATCGCGGGGATCGAGTGACCGTAGATGTCGGCGTCCAGTACGCCGACCGACAGTCCCTGGGCCGCCATCGCGACGGCGAGGTTCACCGTCACGGACGACTTGCCGACCCCGCCCTTGCCGGACGCGATCGCGAACACCTTGGTCAGCGAGTCGGCCCGGGAGAACGGAATCTCCTTCTCCGCCACGCCACCGCGCAGTTGCGTCTGCAGTGCGGCGCGCTGCTCGGTCGACATCACGCCCAGCTCGATCTCCACCCCGGTCACGCCTTCCAGCGCACTGACCGCGGCGGTCGTGTCACGGCGCAGCGTGTCCTTCATCGGGCAGCCCGAGACGGTCAGCAGGATCTTCACCGCGACCACGCCATCGGTTCTCACCACGACGGACTCGACCATGCCCAGTTCGGTGATCGGCTTCTTGATCTCGGGGTCGATCACGCCGCCGAGCGCGACGGTCACCTGGTCAGCAGTTGGGGCCATGCCACCAGGCTACGTGCTGCACCCCAGCCACCCGACCCCAGTCCACTGTGACCTCTGCCCTGCAAGGAAGGACGCCTTGCTCACGCACTCTGGACGCGATCGTCCTTGAGTCCTGCTGAACTGGTGAAGGCAGTCTCGAACAGCCTGATCGCTCAGTCTTTATGGTGCATTTGTTGCATCGGTGGCAATCTTTAGCTATCAGATGTTGCGTACGCACCTCAATGAGTGGACTTTGCTGATGAATGTTGCACAAGGTGTGCATCCCGCCGGCCGCCTGGAGTTCGCGACCGAAACCACTCGCTCGAGGCTTTCACGGCAACGGAAGTCCGGTCGTGCGATCCGGCTGGCACCGGGCCTCTACGCCCTCGATGCAACGCTTCCGCCCGAGAAGGTCGCGTATCAGCACAGGTTCGCCATTGCTGCCCATCTCTGGCCGGGCGCGGTCCTTTGCGATCGCACCGGACTGAGCGGTGGCGAGCCGGTCGACGGGTGGCTCTTCCTCTGTCACCCAGAACCTGGGCGGCGGGCCGATCTCGCCGTGCCCGGACTGACCTTCTCCGTTCGGATCGGGCCCGGACAGTTGCCCGGTGACATGGCCATGCCGTCCGGTCTGTTCCTGTCCGGCCGGGCCAGGGCCCTGGTCGAGAACGTCGAAGCGCGAGGTCGTCCGCGGCAGGGCAAACCCGCCAGACAAGCCGGCATCGCCGTCGTCGAGGATCAGTTGGACGAGCAGGCGCGCGACGGCGGAGCGGGCCGAGTGCGTGCTCTGCTCCAGCAGTTGGATGTCATCTCCGGGCACTTCAGCGAGCGATCCGTCGAGGTTGTCCGCAGCCGGCTCGCGGCTTTGGTCGGCACCCGCCCGGACGCGGCGTTCAAATCCGCCAAGTTCGCCGCGCGACTCGAGGGACAGCCCTACGACGAGCATCGGCTGCAACTGCTGGGACGCCTCGTCGACTACCTGCACACGGTCCCGCCCGTACCCCGGCCCGCCCTGGGCGGAGCGCAGCGATGGCAGTGGCTGCCGTTCTTCGAGTCGTACTTCTCCAACTTCATCGAGGGCACACAGTTCGGCGTCGACGAAGCCCGGCGGATCGCGATCGACGGCGAGGTGCCGGCCGCCAGACCACAGGACGCGCACGATGTGGCCGCCACCTACCGGATTGCCTCGGACCCGGAGTTGGCGGCCGCGGTGCCGGTCTCGAGCGCGGACCTGCTGGACCTTCTGGTCGACAGGCACGCCACGTTGATGGCGGCTCGCGAGGACAAGCGGCCAGGACAGTTCAAGGAGCAGCAGAACTATGCCGGCGGGTACGCCTTCGTGGCGCCCGAGATGGTGCTCGGCACCCTGCGCCGCGGTTTCGAGGCGATGTCCTCGATCATCGATCCTTTCCAGCGGGCGGTCGCGATCATGCTGTTGCTGACGGAGGTGCATCCGTTCGACGACGGCAACGGGCGGATCGCGCGGCTGTTCGCCAACGCCGAACTGAGCACCGCGGGACAGATCCGGATCGTGATCCCGACAGTCTTCCGCAACAACTACCTTGCCGGGCTGGTCGGCGTCAGTAACGGTGCCGGCAACGGCCAGACGCTCCATTCGGTGCTGGACTTCGCTCAGCGCTGGACCGCAGCGGCGGACTGGCGCAGCTACGAGGCGGCCGACGCCGAGTTGAAAGCAGGAAACGCCTATATGGACTCCGCGATCGCGGAGGCGAGTGGAGTTCGGCTCAGGCTCAGAAGTTAGTGCGCCGAGTCGAAGCCGACTTGTCCACCTCAGACGCGGTCCTCCTCGCGGTCCTTGAGTTCGAGTTCGGCCAGCAGGGAGCGGAGTTCGGAGCGGAGGAAGTCGCGGGTGGCCACCTCGCCGACCGACATCCGGAGGGCGGCCATCTCGCGGGCCAGGAACTCCATGTCGGCGCGGGTGCGGGCGTCCACGTCGCGGTCGCGTTCGTACTGGACCCGGTCGCGGGCCTCCTGCCGGTTCTGGGCGAGCAGGATCAGCGGGGCGGCGTACGACGCCTGCAGGCTGAGCGCCAGGGTCAGGAAGATGAACGGGTACTGGTCCCAGCGCATCTGCTCGGGCGCGAAGATGTTCCAGAGCACCCAGAAGACGATCGTCGCGGTCATGTAGACCAGGAACTGGCCGGTGCCGAGGAAGCGGGCGATCCGCTCCGACAGCCGGCCGAACGCGTCCGCGTCGTACGCGCGCCGGCGCACGATCGTCCGGCGCAGCTCGCGGGGGATGTCCAGCCGGCCGGCGGTCGACCGGGTCAACCGCCGGTCGTCGCTGCTGCGGTCGTCACGGGGCATGGTGATCCACCTCCTGCTGATCGGGTCCGCGCCAGTCGTCGGGGAGCAGATGGTCCAGTACGTCGTCGACGGTGACCGCGCCGAGCAGCCGGCCTTCCTCGTCGAGCACCGGCGCCGCCACCAGGTTGTAGGTGGCGAGGTACTTGCTGACGGCGTGCAGGCTGTCGTCCGGCCGGAGGCCGTCGAGGTCGGTGTCCAGCACGCCGGAGACGAGCGCGGACGGCGGCTCACGAAGCAGCCGCTGGATGTGGCCGATGCCGATGAAACGGCCGGTCGGGGTCTCCAGCGGCGGCCGGCAGACGTAGATCATCGCGGCCAGCGCGGGGCTGAGCTCGGCGTTGCGCACGTGCGCGAGAGCGTCGGCCACGGTGGCGTCGGCGGGCAGGATCACCGGCTCCGACGTCATCAGGCCACCGGCCGTGCGCTCCTCGTACGTCAGCAGCCGGCGGACGTCCTCGGCCTCGTCGGGCTCCATCAGGGTCAGCAGCCGCTCGGCCGTCTCGGTCGGCAGCTCGGCGATCAGGTCGGCCGCGTCGTCGGGTGACATCTCCTCGAGCACGTCCGCGGCCCGCTCGGTGTCCAGGCCGGCCAGGATCTCCACCTGGACGTCCTCCGGCAGTTCCTCCAGTACGTCGGCCAGCCGCTCGTCGTCCAGCGCGGCAGCGATCTCCTTGCGCCGCTTGGGCGACAGTTCGTGCAGTACGCCGGCCAGGTCAGCGGGCTTCATCGACTCGAAGGCGGCCAGGATGTGCGTCGCACCCTGCCCCTCTTCGATCTGCGCGAAGCCGCTCACCTCGGCCCAGTCGAGGACGTGTGTCTGCCCCCGGCGCCGCCGGAACCGCTTCCCGCCCTCGGTGACGGCCACCTTCGACAGCACCCAGTCGCGGGTCCGCCACTGCTCCATCGCCAGGTCGAAGACGGTCGCCTGGGTGCTCGACTCGCGGATCGTCACGGTCCGGTCCAGCAGTTCACCGATCACCAGCACCTCGGTGGTGCGCTGCTCGAACCGGCGCATGTTCACCAGCCCGGTGGTGATCACGTGGCCGGCGTCCACCGAGGTCACCCGGGTCATCGGCAGGAAGATCCGGCGCCGGGTGAACACCTCGACCACCAGTCCGAGCACCCGTGGCGGCTGCGTGCCCTGCCGGAGCATGACGACGACATCGCGGACTTTGCCGACCTGGTCCCCGTTCGGGTCGTACACGGGAAGACCAGCCAGCCGAGCCACGTAGACGCGTGAAGGAGGGCCGCTCATAACTCGAAGGCTAGTGCCCCAGCGCACTGTCCCGGCCCAGGACATGTCCGGGAGGCAACTCAGGTGAGCTTGGGCCTGCGCTTGGAGCGTCGGTGGAGGGTGATCGGCCGCTTGCCGCGGGTGGTGGCCGGGCTGCCTTTCGGCGTCTCCAGCCGCAGGCTGCCGTCGTACCGGCCTGCAGTCTCGGTGATTTCGCCAGTGGGCTCCAGGACGAGCAGGTCGGCCTCTGTCTGCCAGCGGTTGAGCTGGGTGTCGAGACCGGACGCGTTGAGCCGCTCGGTACGCAGTACCTGGGCTGCGGCTGTCCACTCATCGCTGCCAGGCTCCAGACGCCGTACTGCGGCCATCCAGCCGGCCAAGCGGCTGTTAGCAGGCTTAGCCGGTACTACGACCTCAGCAGCATCCGCCTCAGCCAATCCGGGCAACGGCTGCTCGGCACTCCCCGCCCGATCAGCCAGTACGACGTACGCGCCGTCCACTGTGGCAAACCAAGCCGGCGCGGGCCGGCCGCCGTTCCAGGACAACCAGACGAGCCCGGCCTTCTTCATCACCCCGGCGATCTCCGCAACAGCCTCGTCAGTCGTCACCCGCCCAGGGTGTCACAGGTCACGGATAGCGGCCTGTACTCCCGCCTGGAAGCGAGTGTGCGCGCCTAGGTCCTGCAGCATCGCCGCAAGCTTCCGCTGAGCCGTCCGGGGGCTGACCCCGAGCTCCCGCGCTATCGCGTGATCCGACAACCCTGACAGCAGCAAGGAGGTCAGCAGCCGGGCCTCCTCCTGCTCGTCGGGCACGGCAGGCAGCGAACGCTCCCACAGCCTCTCGAAGAGCTGCATGTAGGCGTCGAGCAGTCCACACGGCTGCAGGATGGCGGCCCGGTCCTCGTCGAGCATCACCAGCGCCAGCCGGTCGTCGAGCAGGTACAGCTCCAGCGGCAGGACAGGAACCACGCGGGCGTCAACAGGTGGATCCGTCGGCAGGGCCGCGGCCTCGTAGATGGTCCGGCAGTCCGCCAGAAGCTCAACGGGAGGTTGCGGCGACCGGATCAGCCGACGGACCTCGGACCGAGCCGCCTGCTGGATCTGCACGATCCGCTGCCGCACGGCCGCCGCGCCGCCCACATACTCCAGCAGGGTCGGCATCGGCTTGGTCAAATGCTTGCGGTAGGCAACTTTTAGGGTGGAGATGTGCTCGCGCGCCTCCCGCAGGCTCTTCTCGCGGTTCGCCAGCAGCACCTCCAGCGCGATGTCCGGCGCCACTGCGACGTACCTGCCGTCCACCAGCGCCGCCAGGCCCTTGTCGACCAGCGCAGTCAGCAGGTCTTCGGCTGCGACCGGCTCCTGCGCGACCAGAGCCCGGTACGCCGCGTGCTCGGCCGGCGCCAGCCCGAGCACTGAGAGGTCATCCTTCATGAGGTTCCAGCCATCCGCGTAGTACGGCTTCGTAGCCTGCCTGGAACCTGGTGTCGGCTCCCAGCCGCTGGCGCATCCGGTCGATGCGCGAGCGGACGCTGCGCTCGGTCCAGCCCAGCTGAACGGCGGTCTCGCTGTCGGTGAGGCCGGACATCAGCAGGGCCAGCAGGTCCCGCTCCTGATCGGTAGGACCGTCTGCGCTTCCCGTCTGCCCGGCGTAGGTGGCCAACGGGACTGCCCTGCTCCAGAGCTGCTCGAAGAGTGTCTGCAGCGCGGCCACCAGGGTCGGGTCATGAATCAGCAGCGCCGCGGAGTACTGGGTGGCGCCGACGTCGATCGGGACGAAGGCCATCGGGCCGTCGGTCAGCAGCAGCTTGAGCGGCACGTCGCCGACTCGGGCCTGCTCGCCGTCGTTGACCCCACGGACCCGGGCAGCCAGTCGCCCGGGCCGGTCCACGGAGCGGGTGCGGTCGTAGAGGATCCGGATGCCGACACCCTCCCGCAGGCTCTCCAGCTCCTCTTGGTGCACCTGGGTGGGGTCGGTCATGAACGGCGGCGCGTCCGAGAGACAGACCTCGCTCCTGGCGCTGCGGATGAGCCGCTCGATCCCGGCGGCGATCTCCGGCTCGCCGCGGAGTACCTCGATCAGCTCGGGCGGCTCGGTCCGTGCGGCGCCGGTGTGGAACTGAGTGGCGAGCAGTACTGTCTCCTGCCGCGCCTTGGCCAGCTCCAGCTCGCGGTCCCGGACCAGTAGCTCCAGAGCGACGTCGGGCGGCAGCACCAGGAAGCGCGGTGGCTTGGACGGCATCAGCGTGATCAGGCCGAGCTCGACCAGCCGCCGAGCGGCCGCCGGGTCGCTCACTTCGGCCTCGGTCACCGGGCGGCGCGACACCAGGTCTTCGTAGAGGTCCTGCTCGGCGCGAGTCAGACCCAGAGGCTCCAGCACGGCACCATCCTCGCCCACTTCCGGGTCGTTGGCTCGCGGTGACGCCCACCACATGTCCGGCGGGCGTGATCGACGTCACCGGCGTACCGGCTGACATTTCGCCGTACGCTGCGAGTGACCGACGGGTAACCGACCTTAGGGATGCAGCGATGGCTGACCAGACCACCACCGGCAGGGCCTTCCGGAGCAGGCGTTCGTGCCTGGCGACGCCGGGATCGAACCCGCGTTTCCTGGAGAAGGCCAAGGGCCTGGACGCCGACCAGGTGTTCCTCGACCTGGAGGACTCGGTCGCGCCGATCGCCAAGGTCGACGCCCGCAAGAACATCGTCGCCGCGCTGAACGAGGGCGGCTGGGGCAGCAAGACCCGGGTGGTCCGGGTGAACGACTGGACCACCCAGTGGACCTACGCCGACGTGATCGAGGTGGTCTCCGGCGCCGGCGCGAACCTGGACTGCATCATGCTGCCGAAGGTGCAGACCGCCGAGCAGGTGGTCGCGCTCGACCTGCTGCTGACCCAGCTGGAGAAGGTGCACGGGCTGGAGCAGGGCCGGCTCGGGATCGAGGCGCAGATCGAGAACGCGCTCGGCCTGACCAACGTGAACGCGATCGCCGCCGCCTCGCCGCGGGTCGAGACGATCATCTTCGGGCCGGCCGACTTCATGGCGTCGATCAACATGAAGTCGCTGGTGGTGGGCGAGCAGCCGCCCGGGTACGACGTCGGCGACGCCTACCACTACATCCTGATGCAGATCCTGATGGCGGCCCGCGCCTACGGGCAGCAGGCGATCGACGGCCCGTACCTGCAGATCAAGGAGCTCGACGGGTTCCGCCGGGTGGCCGGCCGGTCCGCCGCCCTCGGCTTCGACGGCAAGTGGGTGCTGCACCCCGACCAGATCGCCGCCGCCAACGAGGTCTACTCGCCGCGGCAGGAGGACTACGACCACTCCGAGAACATCCTCGACGCCTACGACCACTACACCTCCGCCGCTGGTGGTGCCCGTGGCGCGGTGATGCTCGGCGACGAGATGATCGACGAGGCCTCCCGCAAGATGGCACTCGTCATCTCGGCCAAGGGCCGCGCCGCCAACATGACCCGCACGAACGTCTGGACCCCGGAAGCCTGACGCCGCCTCCCGCGCCGACCCCGTCA encodes:
- a CDS encoding S1C family serine protease, with protein sequence MGAVASAGPMTGMTPPSPGAGTAPIPAPGSSSSAYRQSSGRSTSQRSFGQPEPQESGFRPAYPGQAWPTQQPTYVPPPPLDWHQQQARAYTPSPPEKRNKVIGLAAAVALIVGLVAGGGGAAAVLALDRNGVVDDQTGPPIGQGADPKIKTGSVSAIAQTLLPSVVQLKVEGSGNANATGSGFVIDGSGHILTNNHVVSAAASGGSIQVVTQQGKVSTARLVGRSPAYDLAVVQVAGLDAPSVQFGESAKSIVGQDVVAIGSPLGLAGTVTSGIVSAKNRPVTAGGEGEISYINALQTDAAINPGNSGGPLVDMEARVIGVNSAIATVRGAEPGASGNIGLGFAIPIDQARRTAQQLIASGQASYPVIGANVDMQFEGGARVSEVQPNSPATRAGLRTGDVITKINSQAVDTAEALIVAIRSHRPGESVRLDYERGGKPRQVVIKLGQQVG
- a CDS encoding sec-independent translocase codes for the protein MFNIGPLEIAVIAIVAIVVFGPDRLPEFARTAAQLLRQVRGMVSKAQTDLRDELGPEFADLDVRDLNPRSFVRKHLLDGIDDDFDDKPVSNSTDMMTPQRLPAGARAPFDPEAT
- a CDS encoding GNAT family N-acetyltransferase, whose protein sequence is MSSDDPRQRDRIRFENPVLETERLRLRTWRADELDRITTARTNQATAHFLPFIPQPFTAEDARFWLGDLAEQAAAGLRFNWCVADRASDVALGNLTLFNLGEGGGELGFWAHPDAQGRGVVAEAVRRVSVWFFGSPADGGFGGRRLAIRTAATNRAARRVAESAGFREDGIEREAFWLGSGVCDDRVSYELVKSDQSAVC
- a CDS encoding Mrp/NBP35 family ATP-binding protein, whose amino-acid sequence is MAPTADQVTVALGGVIDPEIKKPITELGMVESVVVRTDGVVAVKILLTVSGCPMKDTLRRDTTAAVSALEGVTGVEIELGVMSTEQRAALQTQLRGGVAEKEIPFSRADSLTKVFAIASGKGGVGKSSVTVNLAVAMAAQGLSVGVLDADIYGHSIPAMFGVADERPTAVNDMIMPVPAHGVKVISIGMLKPKRDQVVAWRGPILDRALVQMLADVYWGDLDVLLLDLPPGTGDIAISVGQRLTSAEVIVVTTPQEAAAEVAERAGTMAQMVHQRVAGVIENMSFLPCPHCGPEHRIEIFGSGGGARVASTLSQRLGYEIPLLGEIPLDERLRSGGDIGQPLVTADPDTPAAHVLGDIAMRLGGKPRGLLGRQLGLSPAGR
- a CDS encoding Fic family protein, giving the protein MNVAQGVHPAGRLEFATETTRSRLSRQRKSGRAIRLAPGLYALDATLPPEKVAYQHRFAIAAHLWPGAVLCDRTGLSGGEPVDGWLFLCHPEPGRRADLAVPGLTFSVRIGPGQLPGDMAMPSGLFLSGRARALVENVEARGRPRQGKPARQAGIAVVEDQLDEQARDGGAGRVRALLQQLDVISGHFSERSVEVVRSRLAALVGTRPDAAFKSAKFAARLEGQPYDEHRLQLLGRLVDYLHTVPPVPRPALGGAQRWQWLPFFESYFSNFIEGTQFGVDEARRIAIDGEVPAARPQDAHDVAATYRIASDPELAAAVPVSSADLLDLLVDRHATLMAAREDKRPGQFKEQQNYAGGYAFVAPEMVLGTLRRGFEAMSSIIDPFQRAVAIMLLLTEVHPFDDGNGRIARLFANAELSTAGQIRIVIPTVFRNNYLAGLVGVSNGAGNGQTLHSVLDFAQRWTAAADWRSYEAADAELKAGNAYMDSAIAEASGVRLRLRS
- a CDS encoding DUF1003 domain-containing protein, with translation MPRDDRSSDDRRLTRSTAGRLDIPRELRRTIVRRRAYDADAFGRLSERIARFLGTGQFLVYMTATIVFWVLWNIFAPEQMRWDQYPFIFLTLALSLQASYAAPLILLAQNRQEARDRVQYERDRDVDARTRADMEFLAREMAALRMSVGEVATRDFLRSELRSLLAELELKDREEDRV
- a CDS encoding magnesium transporter MgtE N-terminal domain-containing protein, which gives rise to MSGPPSRVYVARLAGLPVYDPNGDQVGKVRDVVVMLRQGTQPPRVLGLVVEVFTRRRIFLPMTRVTSVDAGHVITTGLVNMRRFEQRTTEVLVIGELLDRTVTIRESSTQATVFDLAMEQWRTRDWVLSKVAVTEGGKRFRRRRGQTHVLDWAEVSGFAQIEEGQGATHILAAFESMKPADLAGVLHELSPKRRKEIAAALDDERLADVLEELPEDVQVEILAGLDTERAADVLEEMSPDDAADLIAELPTETAERLLTLMEPDEAEDVRRLLTYEERTAGGLMTSEPVILPADATVADALAHVRNAELSPALAAMIYVCRPPLETPTGRFIGIGHIQRLLREPPSALVSGVLDTDLDGLRPDDSLHAVSKYLATYNLVAAPVLDEEGRLLGAVTVDDVLDHLLPDDWRGPDQQEVDHHAP
- a CDS encoding LuxR C-terminal-related transcriptional regulator, which translates into the protein MLEPLGLTRAEQDLYEDLVSRRPVTEAEVSDPAAARRLVELGLITLMPSKPPRFLVLPPDVALELLVRDRELELAKARQETVLLATQFHTGAARTEPPELIEVLRGEPEIAAGIERLIRSARSEVCLSDAPPFMTDPTQVHQEELESLREGVGIRILYDRTRSVDRPGRLAARVRGVNDGEQARVGDVPLKLLLTDGPMAFVPIDVGATQYSAALLIHDPTLVAALQTLFEQLWSRAVPLATYAGQTGSADGPTDQERDLLALLMSGLTDSETAVQLGWTERSVRSRIDRMRQRLGADTRFQAGYEAVLRGWLEPHEG
- a CDS encoding HpcH/HpaI aldolase/citrate lyase family protein; the encoded protein is MADQTTTGRAFRSRRSCLATPGSNPRFLEKAKGLDADQVFLDLEDSVAPIAKVDARKNIVAALNEGGWGSKTRVVRVNDWTTQWTYADVIEVVSGAGANLDCIMLPKVQTAEQVVALDLLLTQLEKVHGLEQGRLGIEAQIENALGLTNVNAIAAASPRVETIIFGPADFMASINMKSLVVGEQPPGYDVGDAYHYILMQILMAARAYGQQAIDGPYLQIKELDGFRRVAGRSAALGFDGKWVLHPDQIAAANEVYSPRQEDYDHSENILDAYDHYTSAAGGARGAVMLGDEMIDEASRKMALVISAKGRAANMTRTNVWTPEA